From a region of the Rhodococcus sp. 4CII genome:
- a CDS encoding FMN-binding glutamate synthase family protein, translated as MNTPNPALRESATFDRGVISEIQRAAETGIYDIRGWGAKRKLPHFDDLLFLGASMSRYPLEGYRERCDTDVVLGDRNAKFPLHLDIPITIAGMSFGALSGQAKEALGRGASEVGTSTTTGDGGMTPEERGQSKNLVYQYLPSRYGMNPDDLRKADAIEIVLGQGAKPGGGGMLLGQKITERVAGMRTLPMGVDQRSACRHPDWTGPDDLAIKIIELREITNWEKPIYIKVGATRTYYDVKLAVKAGADVVVVDGMQGGTAATQDVFIEHVGIPTLAAIPQAVQALQELGVHRKVQLIVSGGIRSGADVAKAMALGADAVAIGTAALIALGDNSPRYAKQYEALGSAAGFYDDFQAGKDPAGITTQDPELSKNLDPVEAGRRLANYLRVLTMEAQTLARACGKSHLRNLEPEDLVALTVEASAMARVPLAGTTWIPGAL; from the coding sequence ATGAACACCCCGAACCCGGCCCTGCGCGAATCGGCGACGTTCGACCGCGGCGTCATCTCCGAGATCCAGCGGGCCGCCGAGACCGGCATCTACGACATCCGCGGGTGGGGTGCCAAGCGGAAGCTGCCCCACTTCGACGACCTGCTGTTCCTCGGGGCGTCGATGTCGCGGTACCCGCTCGAGGGCTATCGCGAGAGGTGCGACACCGACGTCGTGCTCGGTGACCGCAACGCGAAGTTCCCGCTGCACCTCGACATCCCGATCACCATCGCAGGCATGAGTTTCGGGGCGCTGTCCGGGCAGGCGAAGGAGGCCCTCGGCCGCGGCGCCAGCGAGGTCGGTACGTCCACCACCACCGGTGACGGCGGCATGACCCCGGAGGAGCGTGGGCAGTCGAAGAACCTGGTCTACCAATACCTTCCGTCGCGGTACGGGATGAACCCGGACGATCTGCGCAAGGCCGACGCCATCGAGATCGTCCTCGGCCAGGGCGCCAAGCCCGGCGGCGGCGGAATGCTGCTCGGACAGAAGATCACCGAACGCGTCGCCGGGATGCGCACCCTGCCCATGGGCGTCGACCAGCGGTCCGCGTGCAGGCACCCCGACTGGACCGGACCCGACGACCTCGCCATCAAGATCATCGAACTGCGCGAGATCACCAACTGGGAGAAGCCGATCTACATCAAGGTCGGCGCCACCCGTACCTACTATGACGTCAAGCTCGCCGTGAAGGCAGGTGCCGACGTCGTGGTGGTCGACGGAATGCAGGGTGGTACCGCCGCCACCCAGGACGTGTTCATCGAGCACGTCGGCATCCCCACCCTCGCCGCGATCCCGCAGGCGGTCCAGGCGCTGCAGGAACTGGGCGTGCACAGGAAGGTGCAGCTCATCGTGTCGGGCGGCATCCGCAGCGGCGCGGACGTCGCCAAGGCAATGGCCCTCGGGGCGGATGCCGTCGCGATCGGCACCGCCGCCCTGATCGCGTTGGGCGACAACAGTCCCCGCTACGCGAAGCAGTACGAGGCACTCGGCTCCGCGGCCGGGTTCTACGACGACTTCCAGGCCGGCAAGGACCCCGCCGGCATCACCACGCAGGACCCGGAGCTGTCGAAGAACCTCGACCCCGTCGAGGCCGGCCGCCGCCTCGCCAACTACCTGCGGGTGCTCACCATGGAGGCGCAGACCCTCGCCCGCGCCTGCGGTAAGTCGCACCTGCGCAACCTCGAACCCGAGGACCTCGTCGCCCTCACCGTCGAGGCGTCCGCCATGGCCCGTGTGCCCCTCGCCGGCACCACCTGGATTCCGGGCGCCCTGTAG
- a CDS encoding allantoate amidohydrolase has product MTSFDSLWASILDVGQHKSTRGYRRFAWNDADLTLREWFGDCARQRGMSVEEDRNGNLWAWWMPEGWSGDPRDAFVTGSHLDSVPDGGAYDGPLGVVSAFAAIDLVRERGIVPTRPVAVAAFSDEEGARFGVACVGSQLSTGAVTPARALALRDNDGISLGEALIGAGRDPHHLGEDPDLVDRVGVYVELHVEQGRALDLIDSPIAVASSIWPHGRWQFVFSGEANHAGATRLVDRRDPMLAFASSVHTARTAATLHEAVATFGKVRVLPNGANAIPSEVRAWLDARAADEDTLTRLVQQITAEAQAYAAADGVGLEVDAESVTPIVEFPHSARERLRRSLAHLGDIPVLPTAAGHDAGILSAKVPTAMMFVRNPTGVSHSPDEFAEADDCNRGAEALADVMADWVTAM; this is encoded by the coding sequence ATGACATCCTTCGATTCGCTGTGGGCCAGCATCCTCGATGTGGGACAGCACAAGTCGACACGGGGATACCGCCGATTCGCGTGGAACGACGCCGACCTGACACTGCGCGAATGGTTCGGCGACTGCGCCCGGCAGCGGGGGATGAGCGTCGAGGAAGACCGCAACGGCAACCTGTGGGCGTGGTGGATGCCCGAGGGGTGGTCGGGTGATCCCCGCGACGCGTTCGTCACCGGATCGCACCTCGATTCGGTACCCGACGGCGGCGCCTACGACGGACCCCTCGGGGTGGTGTCCGCGTTCGCCGCCATCGACCTGGTCCGCGAGCGGGGGATCGTGCCGACGCGACCGGTGGCGGTCGCCGCGTTCTCCGACGAGGAGGGCGCCCGGTTCGGCGTCGCCTGCGTCGGCTCGCAACTGTCCACCGGTGCGGTGACACCCGCACGGGCACTCGCGCTGCGGGACAACGACGGCATCAGCCTGGGCGAGGCCCTGATCGGCGCCGGCCGCGACCCGCACCATCTCGGCGAGGACCCCGACCTCGTCGATCGCGTCGGGGTGTACGTCGAACTGCACGTCGAGCAGGGGCGGGCCCTCGACCTGATCGACAGTCCCATCGCTGTCGCCTCCTCGATCTGGCCGCACGGCCGGTGGCAGTTCGTGTTCTCCGGGGAGGCGAACCATGCCGGCGCGACCCGGCTCGTCGATCGTCGCGACCCGATGCTCGCGTTCGCGTCGTCCGTGCACACCGCCCGAACCGCGGCGACGCTCCACGAGGCGGTCGCGACGTTCGGCAAGGTTCGGGTACTTCCGAACGGCGCCAACGCGATTCCGTCGGAGGTGCGCGCCTGGCTCGACGCTCGCGCCGCCGACGAGGACACGCTGACCAGGCTGGTGCAGCAGATCACCGCGGAGGCGCAGGCCTACGCGGCGGCCGACGGCGTCGGTCTCGAGGTCGACGCCGAATCGGTGACGCCGATCGTCGAGTTCCCGCACTCCGCCCGGGAACGGTTGCGCCGCTCCCTCGCCCACCTCGGGGACATCCCCGTCCTCCCCACCGCCGCCGGACACGACGCCGGCATCCTGTCGGCGAAAGTCCCCACCGCGATGATGTTCGTCCGCAACCCCACCGGTGTGTCCCACTCGCCCGACGAGTTTGCCGAAGCGGACGACTGCAACCGCGGCGCCGAAGCGTTGGCCGACGTCATGGCCGACTGGGTCACCGCCATGTGA
- a CDS encoding TetR/AcrR family transcriptional regulator, translating into MPRTQDFDTAEVIGHARDLFWDKGFEATSIPELERVTGLNRSSLYHAFTSKRGLFDAAVHDYLDRVVRPRLRVLTDEPTRPDAAERYYRGLAAALAALPDDAPGRGCLLLNSAAGFAAHDDTQRSVVDAYQSELSAALAHALRAQDPDASAATLQHRTRLLTSLSVSALLLSRVNRDEAVAVANTAIEQLQEWRRSP; encoded by the coding sequence ATGCCGCGCACGCAGGATTTCGACACGGCCGAGGTGATCGGCCACGCCCGCGACCTGTTCTGGGACAAGGGCTTCGAAGCCACGTCGATACCCGAACTCGAACGCGTCACGGGATTGAATCGGTCGAGTCTGTACCACGCGTTCACCAGCAAACGCGGACTGTTCGACGCCGCCGTGCACGACTACCTCGACCGCGTGGTGCGCCCCCGCCTCCGCGTCCTGACCGACGAACCCACCCGTCCCGACGCGGCCGAGCGCTATTACCGCGGCCTCGCCGCCGCCCTCGCCGCCCTCCCCGACGACGCCCCCGGCCGCGGCTGCCTCCTCCTCAACAGCGCCGCCGGCTTCGCGGCACACGACGACACGCAACGGTCCGTCGTCGACGCGTACCAAAGTGAACTGTCCGCGGCACTCGCCCATGCACTCCGGGCCCAGGACCCGGACGCCTCCGCCGCCACCCTCCAGCACCGAACCCGGCTCCTGACATCCTTGTCCGTCAGCGCGCTCCTGCTGTCGCGGGTCAACCGCGACGAGGCCGTCGCCGTCGCGAACACAGCCATCGAGCAACTGCAGGAATGGCGGCGCTCCCCCTGA